In Levilactobacillus brevis, a single genomic region encodes these proteins:
- a CDS encoding zinc ribbon domain-containing protein produces the protein MAEDLKFCPHCGAAVTATDDRCPKCHTDLRPFRTAPAAKADPQKLNLSALYANPYREGMKRLKAREAKAPAPTKHRWHWPWSKE, from the coding sequence ATGGCTGAAGACTTAAAGTTCTGTCCGCATTGTGGTGCGGCGGTGACGGCAACCGATGACCGGTGTCCCAAGTGTCACACGGACTTGCGGCCGTTTCGAACCGCACCGGCGGCAAAGGCGGACCCGCAAAAATTAAATTTATCCGCGCTCTATGCTAACCCGTACCGGGAGGGCATGAAGCGCCTGAAAGCACGAGAAGCCAAGGCGCCAGCGCCAACCAAGCATCGGTGGCACTGGCCGTGGTCAAAGGAGTGA